The proteins below come from a single Malus sylvestris chromosome 3, drMalSylv7.2, whole genome shotgun sequence genomic window:
- the LOC126616745 gene encoding early nodulin-like protein 2: protein MEFWRFVWIQILFFSLCLCLCSTTQGYKFYVGGREGWVLNPSENYNHWAERNRFNVNDNLYFKYQKGSDSVLVVNKDDYFNCNTQNPIQKLDGGDSDFTFDRSGPFYFISGQNGNCAKGQKFLIIVLAPRHPKRPVLPPPPTSPTTPTAPGPSPTAPTAPAYPPATSPQQPYQPPAASPPQGPGLPPAAGPVSPSPSPVITNPPPSASPGPWSSQPSPSPSTSPVPAAGPFSPSPSPVITNPPPAASPGPWSSQPSPSPSTYPVPAPSTTTSQVPAPSSGYTPSTSPPSPPPEGLAPTPSGVPEGPTPTPSDQPAGPTPPGTVTSPPPGSEESTAPKPSNNGALRGVTAPSSVLVSLAVVLVSVALS from the exons ATGGAGTTTTGGAGATTTGTTTGGATTCAGATCTTGTTCTTTTCGctgtgtttgtgtttgtgttcaaCTACACAAGGATACAAATTCTATGTTGGTGGGAGAGAGGGGTGGGTGTTGAACCCTTCTGAGAACTACAACCACTGGGCTGAGAGGAACAGGTTCAATGTCAATGACAATCTAT ATTTCAAGTACCAGAAAGGGTCAGACTCAGTGCTCGTCGTGAACAAAGACGACTACTTCAACTGCAACACCCAAAACCCTATTCAGAAACTCGACGGTGGCGACTCAGACTTCACCTTCGACAGGTCTGGACCTTTCTATTTCATCAGTGGTCAAAATGGTAATTGTGCAAAGGGTCAGAAGTTTCTAATTATTGTCCTCGCCCCGAGGCACCCCAAGCGACCAgtcctccctcctcctcctactAGCCCTACCACCCCTACAGCTCCTGGCCCTAGCCCCACCGCCCCTACAGCTCCTGCCTATCCTCCCGCCACGTCTCCTCAGCAGCCCTACCAGCCTCCTGCGGCATCCCCACCACAAGGGCCAGGGCTACCACCAGCTGCGGGCCCAGTCTCTCCATCACCTTCACCTGTGATTACAAACCCTCCTCCATCTGCATCACCAGGCCCATGGTCATCACAACCGTCACCGTCGCCATCAACCTCTCCGGTACCAGCTGCGGGCCCATTCTCTCCATCACCATCACCTGTGATTACAAACCCTCCTCCAGCTGCCTCACCAGGCCCATGGTCATCACAACCGTCACCATCGCCGTCAACATATCCGGTGCCAGCTCCCTCAACGACAACATCTCAGGTGCCAGCTCCGTCGTCAGGCTATACTCCAAGTACTTCTCCGCCCTCACCGCCCCCGGAGGGGCTCGCACCTACCCCTTCTGGCGTGCCTGAGGGGCCCACACCTACTCCGTCCGACCAGCCTGCGGGCCCCACACCTCCGGGAACTGTTACTTCTCCGCCGCCAGGGTCCGAGGAGTCGACTGCGCCGAAGCCGTCAAATAATGGAGCGTTACGTGGTGTAACGGCTCCTTCGAGTGTGTTGGTGTCTTTGGCTGTTGTTCTGGTCAGTGTGGCTCTCTCATGA